In Deinococcus metallilatus, the sequence CCGCGGCTTTCCGGTGGTGGTGCAGCAGCGCCTGCGCGCGGGCAGCAACGTGGCGCACTTCCGCACCGTGTACGGCTACAGCCGGGGACGCTTCCTGGTGAGCGACCCCATCCGGGGCCCCTCGCTGAGCCTCACCACGGCAGAGATGCAGGACCTGTGGCGGTACTACAACGGCGAGTACCTGGTCGCGTATCCGCCCGGAAAGGAGGCGCAGGTGCGGGCGGCCCTGGGCGAGGACTTCGGCGTGGCGGCCAACTGGCGGCACGCCAGACTCCACGGGGAGCAGGATGTCAGGGCGCGCCCGAACGATCCCTATGCCTGGTGGGGGCTGGCCAAGGCGAACCTCCGGCTGGGGAATGTCGCGGCGGCCTCCGGGAACTTCGACCGGGCGGTGGCGCTCGGCGTGCCGACCCTGTACCTCCTGTACCGGCAGGAGGCCCTCGAGGCGTGGACCCGGGCGGGTGAGCACCGCAAGACGCTGAACCTGGCCCGGCGGGCCCTGAGGGCCTACCCGAGAAGCAAGGAACTGCTGCATTTCGAGCAACTCGCCAGCCGCGCGCTCGGGGCGTAGGAGCGCGTCACGGCGAGGTGGGCGAAGGTCCAGGGCAGGGGACGAGGACGGCCCCGGCGGGACGCCGCAACGGCCCCGGCTCGCTCCCGCCGCGTGCCCTCTCCGGTGGGACGCTGGCCGCTCCGGGGGAACGGGTGGCCGCCCCGCCCTCATGTCCGGGCGGTACAACCAGGCTGGACCGTTCACCTGCTGTTCCGGAGGAGACATGAGAAGCCGTACCGCCATCTGCCTCACCGTCCTGACCCTCCTCGGCGCCGCCCTCGCGGGTGGCGGCGGGCCGGTGGCCGGCATCGGCCAGCCAGCCCCCAACTTCGTCCTGCACACGGTGGACGGGGAGACCGTCCGCCTCTCCGACCTGCGGGGCAAGGTGGTCATCGTGCTGTTCGGGGACGTCCACTGCACGGTCTGCCGGGCAAACGACCGGTTGTTGCGCCTGTACCAGTACCAGTACGTGGACCGTGACCTGGCGGTGCTGAGCCTGCACGCCCACGTGACTCCCGACGAACTGGCCCGGTACGACGCGCAGTTCCTCTTCGGCGTGCTCACGGGGCGTGACCCCGGCGACGTCGCCACGCACGCGTACCGGGCCACGCTGCCCACCACGGTCTTCATCGACCGGCGCGGCCGCATCCGGCGGGTCGTGCACGGCCGCCTCGACGAGGGCGAGCTGGTGCGCGACCTCCAGGCCTTGCTGTAGTCCCCCACCCGGGGGACAGGAGGAGGAATGAACCCCCCGTTCCCTGGAACCCCGGCCCGGCCTCAGAACGCCGCGGAGCCAGCATCCGGCCGCGCGGCGAGTGAGGTGACGTGGACCCCTTGACCACCCCCGCGACCGGCGAGCCTGGCGATCCGCCGCAGGTGCCCGGGCAGGCAAGCCCGGGCGAGACGTCGACCGGGGCGACGACCGCGCCGGACACGCGCCCCGCCCGGATGGTCGAACTCGACGTGTACCGCGGCGTGACCATCCTCGCGGTGGTGCTGCACCACCTGACGGGTCTGGCGATCCGTCACGCGGCGGCGGGCTCGCTGCTCGGCGGGGGCCTGATGGTCCTCAACCGCGGCACGCACTTCGTGGTGCCGGCGTTCCTGTTCCTCACGGCCCTGGTCCTCACCCGGTCCGCCCTGCGCCGCTTCCACCTCGGCGCCTATGTCCGGTCGCGCGTCCAGAAGGTGCTGGTGCCGTACCTCTTCTGGACCGCTGCCTACGTCGGCTTCCGGGTGTTCACGGCCCAGGACCCGCCGGCGGTCCTCGGGGACCCGGACCGCTGGCGGGTCTGGCTCCAGTACGGGAAAGGGTACTTTCACCTGTACTTCCTCCTGATCGCCCTGCAGTTCTCCCTGATCCTGCCCCTCCTGCTGCCCCTCTTCCGCCGGAGGCCGCGCTTCCGGTGGGTGCTGGTCGGTGCCGTCGCGCTGCAACTGCTCGTGTACCTGCTCAACCGTTCGGGCGTGCTCCACTTCCGCTTCCCGGCCACGATGGTCCTGTGGTACCTGCCGGTGCTCGGGCTGGGCATGGCCTTCGGGTCGAGTGACGTCCCCTTCGGGCGCTTCTGGCACCGCTGGCGCCTCTGGATCGTCGCGGCCACGCTCCTCACCTTCGCCTGGTACGTGCCCCTGTCCGTGGCCCTGCTCCAGAGGGTCCCGGTGAGTTCCGCGGCGTACAGCCTCGCCAACTGGTCCTACACGACGGCCGCCTCGCTGGCCCTCCTGGGGCTCGCCCAGGTCCTCACCCGGGCCCCGGCCCGGCTGGTGAGGGTGCTCACCTCCCTGGGCACGGTGAGCCTGCAGGTGTACCTGCTGCACCCGGCCGTCCTGCTGTTCCTGGAACGCCGGGGGTTTCCGGGAGACCCGGCCCGGTTCGTGCTCGTGCTCGCGGCGTACGGGGCCGTGGCCCTGGCCGTGCCGCTCGCCGTGGCCCGCCTCCTGGCCGGGACGCGGGTGGCGCGGTGGGTCTTTGGCCGTTGACCCGCCGGGGCCGGGGCGAGCCCCAGGAGCGCCGCCCGGAAGGCCCGTGTCCAGGACTGGCTTTACACGACCTGAACAAGGGCCGGGTAGGGTACGGCGACCCGCCGCGCCACCGGGAGAGCCTGTCCGGCCCCTCCTCGCCGCCCCCCCTCGCCCCCGCGAAAGGTGACTGACCATGCCCCACCCCTTGCGCCTCGCCCTGCTGCTCGCCGGCCTGAGTGCGGCCCCGGCCGCCCAGGCCCGGCTCACCCAGACGGAGAACGCTCCCCTTTCCATCGAGCGGATGCGGGCGCGCGCCTACCCCGGCAGCGCCCTCACCACCCGCCAGACGCTCCGCCCGGGCGCGGGGTATGAACGGCGCGTGGTGTCCTACCTCTCGGACGGGCTGCGCTTGGGCGCCCTGCTCACTGTTCCGAACGGCACGCCGCCCAAGGGGGGGTGGCCCGCCATCGTGTTCAACCACGGGTACATCCCTCCCCGGCAGTACCGGACCACCGAGCGGTACGTCGCCTACGTCGACGCCTTTGCCCGCGCCGGGTTCGTCGTCCTGAAGCCCGACTACCGGGGCCACGGCAGCTCCCAGGGTGAGCCCGCGGCGGCGGCCTACTGGTCGCCGGAGTACACCGTCGACGTGCTCAACGCCTTTTCCTCCCTCCAGAAGTTGGAGGGCGTGAACCCAAAGCGGATCGGCATGTGGGGGCACTCGATGGGCGGGCACATCACCCTGCGCGCCATGACCATCAACCCCCAGATCAAGGCGGGCAACATCTGGGCGGGCGTCGTCGGGCCGTACGACGTGATCTTCCGGGACCTGCCCCGCTGGGGAAGCGGTTCGGGGGCCAATGATCCCCGGGCCCGCCTGCTCACGAGCTACGGGACACCCCAGCGCAACCCGGCCCTCTACCGGGCGATCTCCCCGAACGCCTTTCTCGCCGACCTCAAGGGCCGGCCCCTCCAGCTTCACCACGGCACCGGGGACACCCACGTCCCCCTCAGCCTCTCCCAGGCGCTGGCGGCGGGCCTGAAGGCCGCGGGGCAGCCGTACACGTTCTTCACCTATCCCGGGGACGATCACAACCTCAGCCGGAACTTGCAGGTGGCCCTCAGGCGGTCGGTGGAGTTCTTCAAGAAGAGCCTGTAGGGCCCGGCGGCACAGCGGCGCCGTGTGCGTCGTCAGACTGGTTTCGGTCCGCCTGAAGCCTTGATTGGACACGCTCATCGCGGTGAAAGCGCTATCGGTCGCAGGGCACCCCGCCGCTTAAGGGTGTTCGGGTCGCAGGCGGACCAGGGCAGCTATCCTTCCCCGCATGGCCCACCTGAAGTTGCTGGTGGTCGTGCCCCACCCGGACGACGAGACCTTCGGCTCCGGCGGCACCCTCCTGTCGTTCCTGGCCCGGGACGAAGCGTGCGGCGTGGTCACCCTTACGCTGGGCGAGGCGGGAAAAACCCTGGGCTTGTGCGGGACCCGGCAGGAACTCGCGGAACTCAGGCGCGCGGAGCTGGGGGCCTGTCTGCATGCCCTGGGACTGCTGACGCATCCGGGCAGCGTCCACGAGCAGCACCACTACCCGGATGGAGAGGTAACGGCCCACCTGCCTGAAGTGACGGACGTGGTGCGTGGCGCCCTCGGCCGACATCAGCCGGAGATCGTCCTGACCTTTCCACCCGATGGCCTCAACGGTCACGCGGACCATGTGGCGACGCATCAGGCGGTGAAGACCGTCTGGGACGAGCGGCCAGCCGGAACCCGGCCCACGCTCTGGTACTACGCCCTGAACCGGGAGTGGTTGGACCCCCCTTCTCCCCTGTACCTGCCGCCGAACCGCGTTCACGATGTGTCGGCGTTCCTCACCCAGAAACTGCGGGCCATGGGCTGCCACCGCTCGCAGGGGCTCACCCTGGCGAACACCCTGCGCCGCTTTCCCGAGCGGGTGACGCACGAGCCCTTCCATGAGGTCACCTCTCCCTAGACCTCGGCTTGGCCCAGCCGGGCTCCTCCCCGCTGTCCCCGGTGCAGGAGCCAGACGCTCACCAGCACCAGCAGCGCGAGCAGTCCGCCCAGCAGGAAGGCCCGGCCGGCCAAGTGGGTGCCCAGGAAGCCCGCCACCGGATAGGCGAAGGCCCACCACAGGTGGCTCCACGCGAAGTGCGCTCCGTACACCCGGCCCTGCGCCGCGGCCTCGGTCCGCTCGGCCAGCAGGGTCTCGGTGGGCAGGTTCACCCAGTTCTGCCCCACCCCCGCCAGCAGCCAGAAGAGCACCAGGCCGCCAAGGGGCAGCAAGTCGCCGGGCAGCATGGCGAGGGAGGTCACCAGGGCTCCCAGGGTGATGAAGCGGGGCAGGGGGACGCGTCGCCCCACCGCCCCTACTGCCAGGGAGGCGAGCGTCGCGCCCAGCCCGTAGGCCGCCATCACCCAGCCGTACTGCGCCTCGCCCAGGTTCAGGCCGCCTTCGACACGAGTGATGGTCACCGTCAGGATCAGGGCCCCGGCGATGGCGGCCACCAGTTCCATCAGCAGGGCGAAGCGCACGGGCGGGTCGCGCCAGAGACGTTGTGTGTCGTCTCGCATGTCCGCAAGCTTGCTGCGTTCCACCGTCCCCTGCTCCGCGCGCAGAGCGGGCAGCATCAGGATCAGCCCCCCGCCAGCAGAAGGGACGGGGCGTCCAGGGCAAAGAGGGGTGACGCCAGCAGTGGCGCGAAAATGAACGCTAAGCCCAGAGCCGTGCCTTCGCCCAGGCTGACCCCTTCCGAACCCAAGACCCCTGACCGGCACCGGGGCCCCCGCTCAAGCACACCCCAAATGCTCACCCGCGTCGAACCTGGGCATGGGGGCCGCTAGCGGGTGAAGTCCAGATGCACCTCCACCCGCTGCTCCCGGGGCACCACCCGCACGCTGTAGACGGTGGCCCGCCGCTCCACCGTCCCGTCCAGCAGCCGCACCACGTCGCCCATCGCGGGATACCAGTCGTCGAACACCAGGGAGACCACCGCCGTCCCGGGACCCGCCCGGCAGTACTCCCCCCGGAACTTTGTGCCGCCGCACTTCACCACAACCGGACCCTCCATGTTCGCCCCCGCTCAGACCCGGCGCGCGTCGAAGTCGCCCGGAACGAGCACGGTCAGGGCGCGTGGCCTGACCGCCAGGGTCAACTTGCCCGCCCGCCGCACCTCGCCGTCCACGCTGACCCAGGTGGGTCCCCCGCGACTCCTGACCGTCACCTGCCGCGCCGTGAACTGCTGCGCCCGTCCGCCCGCCGCCCAGCCCAGGCCCACCCGCAGCAGGCTCACGAGCCGCCCGTCCCCGAAGGCCAGCACGTCGAGCCGCCGGTCGGCCACCGACGCCCCCGGCGCGGCCCGCAGCGGCCCCGCGACGTACCGCCCGTTCGCCACCAGCAGTTGGTGGGTCCTCAGCCGCAGGTGCTCTGTCTCGCCCGTCACGTCGAGGAGGAGCGGCCGGTGACGCCACAACACCTTCGCGCCCACCACCGGCCAGGCGAGGAGCCCCAGGCGGCGCTTGAGGTCGGGCGTCAGGGTGCGGGCGATTCCCGCCGACAGGCCCAGGGCCACGCTGTTGAGAAAGACCCGACCGTTCACCAGGCCCACGTCCACCTCGGCGCGGTGCCCGGCGGCGATGACCTGCACCGCCCCCGCCAGGTCGAGCGGCACGCCGACGCTGCGCGCGAAGGTGTTGCCGCTCCCCAGCGGGAGGACGCCCAGGGCCGTCCCCGTCCGGGTCAGGATTCCGGCGGCGTGCGAGAGGGTGCCGTCGCCCCCGCCGACGATCACCAGCGGCGCCCCCCGGGCGACCTCGGCGCGCAGCACCGCCTCGGCCTCCTCCGGGCTCTCGACGGCCCAGGGGGTCACGGCCACTCCCGCGTCCCCCAGCCGCGCCACCACCCCCGTGAACGCCTCGCGTCCGCGCCGCGAGCGGACATTCACGATCAGCGTCACCCCGTCCCCCGCCGTCATGGCCGCCCCAGCCGGGTGGCTGGCCGCGCCCCGTTCACCGCGCCGCCCGCCGCTCGGCCCGCCAGCGCACGACGATGAACACCAGGACCGCCAGCACCAGCGTGCCCAGCACGACGGGTCCCAGCGGGCCGACGACCCGCTCCACCGCCGCGTAGTTCTCGCCCAGCAGGTATCCGGCCAGCGTCAGCAGCGCCGTCCAGACGGCCGTGCCCAGGGTGGTGAGCAGCAGGAAGAGCGGCAGCGGCATCCGGGCGAGGCCCGCCGGGATGGAGATCAGCGAGCGCACCCCCGGCACGAGGCGCAGCAGCAGCACCGTCAGGGGGCCGCGCCGCGCGAACCAGGTGTCCGCCCGCTCCACGTCCGCAGGGCGCACCATAAGCAGCCGTTCGTACCTCTGTGCAAGACGGACCAGCCGGGGTTTGCCCAGGGCGAACCCGATCCAGTACAGGGGCAGCGCGCCCAGCACCGAGCCCAGCGTCCCGGCGAGGATCACGCCGGGCAGGCGGAGCGTTCCCCGGGACGCGCTGAAGCCCGCGAGCGGCATGATCAGCTCGGAGGGCAGGGGGGGAAAGATGTTCTCCAGGAACATCACCAGGACGATGCCGGGATACCCCAGTGCGTCCACCAGGGCCGTGATCCACCCGGTCATGCGTTGCCTTTCGTGGGGATGATGGACAGCTCGCCGCTGCGCTCCAGCACCGCGAACTCGATCTGGTCCAGGCGGCTGAGGCCATGCAGCTTGCGTGCGGCGGCCAGCACGTCCTCCCGGTCCACCCGGGCGCGGCGCATCAGGTCGGTCAGGCACTCGCCCCGTTCCACGATGACGAGCGGCATCCCTTCCAGCACCCGGTCCGCGCTCTTGAAGCGGCGGGTAAACAGCGACAATCCGACGTCCAGCGTGACCAGGGTCAGGATGAGAACGAAGGCGTTGGTCAGCGAGTAGTCGTTGCGGACGAGGGCGTTTTGCACCGACTCGCTGATCACGAGGAGCAGCACCAGGTCGAAGGTGGTGATCTGTCCCAGGGTGCGCCTACCCGCGACGCGGAAGACGAGCAGCAGGAATCCGTAGATGGCGAGGGCATTCAGGGCAGGATTCATACCACTCCTTACGGCCAGATCCACTGGCGGAAGACGACCTGCGCCCCGTCCACGCTCAGCTTGCCGCGGCCCACGCCGGGCCGCTCGGGCTCCACGAACAGCGTGATCGGCAGCGGTCCCGGGCGCTCCGGTTGGAAGGTCAGGCTCAGCCCGTCCGGGCTGGAGGTCATCGCGTCGGGCTGCGGCGTCACGGTCTGCACCTGCACGTCGTCCGCGTAATCCCGTGAGAGGGTGATCTTCACCTCCCGGCCCGGCACCTGAACGACCAGGCGCAGGGGTGACTGGTTCTCCACCCGGGCAAACCGCTGGTAAGCCAGCGTCACCTCCCCACCGGCCGTACGCTGGCCTTCGCTCAGTGGCCCGTCCCCGAACAGCCCGAGGAACGCCGCCACGACCAGGAGCGCCATCACGACCCACCCCAGCCGTTGCCAGGTCCAGGAGCGGTACTGAAAGGCGAGGTCCTGCTCAAGCTGGAGGTCCGCGTGCTTCATGGGGTGCCCAGTGCCCGCGCGTGAGCGGTGCGTCCGGGCCGGATCAGGATGCCGAGCAGGGAGAAGGCCAGCGCGCCAAGCAGCGCCAGACCGATCACCCAGGCCCAGTCGGAAGAGGGAATGGGCACGGTCTTGAGCACCCGCTGTACCCCGGGCACGCTGACCGCGAGGGCACAGGTGACGACCACCGCCAGAGTCCAGAGCGTGATGACCCGGTTCGCAAAGAAGTTCTTCAGGGGAACCCGCCCCCGCTCACCCCGCATCACGAAGGCGAGGGTCGCGTGGCCGAGCAGCCAGGTCAGGAACGCCTCGGTCTGCGCGAGGGCGGCCGTCGCGCCCGGCACCAGGAACGTCACCCGCAGGTAGTTCGCCAGCACCACCGCGAACAGGCACAGCCCGCCCAGCAAGAGGCCCCGCACCAGGGGCGCGTCGAGGAAGGGCTCTTGCGGATCACGGGGCGGGCGCTTCATCACGTCCGGCTCGGCCTTTTCGGTGGCAAAGCCCAGGGCGGCGTTCACGTCCATGAACAGTTCCAGCACGATGATCTGGATGGGCGCGAAGATCACCGGCAGGCCCAGCAGCACCGTCACCAGCGCCGCGAGGATCAAGGCGACCTTGATGGCGAGGTAGTAGCGGGTCCCCTTGCGGAGGTTGTCGTACAGCCGCCGCCCTTCCCGCACCGCGGAGACCAGGGTGGCGAAGTTGTTGTCGGTCAGGACGACGGCCGCCGCCTCGCGGGCCACATCCGAGCCCCGCCCACCCATCGCCACGCCGACGTTGGCCTGCTTGAGGGCGGGGGCGTCGTTCACCCCGTCCCCGGTCATGGCGACGATCTCCCCCTGGCCTTGCAGCCGCTCGACCAGACGCAGCTTGTGTTCCGGCGTCACTCGGGCGAACACCGTGGCGATGCGGGCGGCGTCCTCCCAGCCCTGCGGGGTCAGCGTGTCGAGTTCCGCCCCCGTGACGACCCGCGACTCCGGCAGGCCCACCTCGCGGGCGATGGCCGCCGCCGTGACGGGGTGATCGCCGGTGATCATGATGACCCGGATTCCGGCCTCGCGCGCTTCCTGAACAGCGGTCCCCGCCTCCGGGCGAGGCGGATCACTCAGGCCGATCAGCCCGAGCAGGGTGAGGCCCCGCGTGGCGCCCGTGTGGTCGAGGGGCTGCGTGTCCACCGGCTTGCGGCCGACGGCGAGCACGCGCAGCCCCTGGGCGCCCATGTCCCCGGCGGTCTGTTGCCAGTGCGCCCGGTCGGTTCCCGGTGCCGCCCAATTCAGCAGGCTTTCCAGGGCACCCTTGGTGTAGGCCACCGCGA encodes:
- a CDS encoding PIG-L deacetylase family protein, which codes for MAHLKLLVVVPHPDDETFGSGGTLLSFLARDEACGVVTLTLGEAGKTLGLCGTRQELAELRRAELGACLHALGLLTHPGSVHEQHHYPDGEVTAHLPEVTDVVRGALGRHQPEIVLTFPPDGLNGHADHVATHQAVKTVWDERPAGTRPTLWYYALNREWLDPPSPLYLPPNRVHDVSAFLTQKLRAMGCHRSQGLTLANTLRRFPERVTHEPFHEVTSP
- a CDS encoding TlpA family protein disulfide reductase — protein: MRSRTAICLTVLTLLGAALAGGGGPVAGIGQPAPNFVLHTVDGETVRLSDLRGKVVIVLFGDVHCTVCRANDRLLRLYQYQYVDRDLAVLSLHAHVTPDELARYDAQFLFGVLTGRDPGDVATHAYRATLPTTVFIDRRGRIRRVVHGRLDEGELVRDLQALL
- a CDS encoding acyltransferase → MTTPATGEPGDPPQVPGQASPGETSTGATTAPDTRPARMVELDVYRGVTILAVVLHHLTGLAIRHAAAGSLLGGGLMVLNRGTHFVVPAFLFLTALVLTRSALRRFHLGAYVRSRVQKVLVPYLFWTAAYVGFRVFTAQDPPAVLGDPDRWRVWLQYGKGYFHLYFLLIALQFSLILPLLLPLFRRRPRFRWVLVGAVALQLLVYLLNRSGVLHFRFPATMVLWYLPVLGLGMAFGSSDVPFGRFWHRWRLWIVAATLLTFAWYVPLSVALLQRVPVSSAAYSLANWSYTTAASLALLGLAQVLTRAPARLVRVLTSLGTVSLQVYLLHPAVLLFLERRGFPGDPARFVLVLAAYGAVALAVPLAVARLLAGTRVARWVFGR
- a CDS encoding MFS transporter — its product is MLPALRAEQGTVERSKLADMRDDTQRLWRDPPVRFALLMELVAAIAGALILTVTITRVEGGLNLGEAQYGWVMAAYGLGATLASLAVGAVGRRVPLPRFITLGALVTSLAMLPGDLLPLGGLVLFWLLAGVGQNWVNLPTETLLAERTEAAAQGRVYGAHFAWSHLWWAFAYPVAGFLGTHLAGRAFLLGGLLALLVLVSVWLLHRGQRGGARLGQAEV
- a CDS encoding C39 family peptidase yields the protein MRPLPLFSLALCALAGSASALPASVTLKNIRHEYQGPDNCAPVTALTVLGYYGTRVSQAGAANAMKDYPGDPQVTSLELAAYLGRSGLRSVIRYAGDAEVLRELVSRGFPVVVQQRLRAGSNVAHFRTVYGYSRGRFLVSDPIRGPSLSLTTAEMQDLWRYYNGEYLVAYPPGKEAQVRAALGEDFGVAANWRHARLHGEQDVRARPNDPYAWWGLAKANLRLGNVAAASGNFDRAVALGVPTLYLLYRQEALEAWTRAGEHRKTLNLARRALRAYPRSKELLHFEQLASRALGA
- a CDS encoding DedA family protein, translating into MTGWITALVDALGYPGIVLVMFLENIFPPLPSELIMPLAGFSASRGTLRLPGVILAGTLGSVLGALPLYWIGFALGKPRLVRLAQRYERLLMVRPADVERADTWFARRGPLTVLLLRLVPGVRSLISIPAGLARMPLPLFLLLTTLGTAVWTALLTLAGYLLGENYAAVERVVGPLGPVVLGTLVLAVLVFIVVRWRAERRAAR
- a CDS encoding diacylglycerol/lipid kinase family protein — its product is MTAGDGVTLIVNVRSRRGREAFTGVVARLGDAGVAVTPWAVESPEEAEAVLRAEVARGAPLVIVGGGDGTLSHAAGILTRTGTALGVLPLGSGNTFARSVGVPLDLAGAVQVIAAGHRAEVDVGLVNGRVFLNSVALGLSAGIARTLTPDLKRRLGLLAWPVVGAKVLWRHRPLLLDVTGETEHLRLRTHQLLVANGRYVAGPLRAAPGASVADRRLDVLAFGDGRLVSLLRVGLGWAAGGRAQQFTARQVTVRSRGGPTWVSVDGEVRRAGKLTLAVRPRALTVLVPGDFDARRV
- a CDS encoding alpha/beta hydrolase family protein, with protein sequence MPHPLRLALLLAGLSAAPAAQARLTQTENAPLSIERMRARAYPGSALTTRQTLRPGAGYERRVVSYLSDGLRLGALLTVPNGTPPKGGWPAIVFNHGYIPPRQYRTTERYVAYVDAFARAGFVVLKPDYRGHGSSQGEPAAAAYWSPEYTVDVLNAFSSLQKLEGVNPKRIGMWGHSMGGHITLRAMTINPQIKAGNIWAGVVGPYDVIFRDLPRWGSGSGANDPRARLLTSYGTPQRNPALYRAISPNAFLADLKGRPLQLHHGTGDTHVPLSLSQALAAGLKAAGQPYTFFTYPGDDHNLSRNLQVALRRSVEFFKKSL
- a CDS encoding DUF421 domain-containing protein, with translation MNPALNALAIYGFLLLVFRVAGRRTLGQITTFDLVLLLVISESVQNALVRNDYSLTNAFVLILTLVTLDVGLSLFTRRFKSADRVLEGMPLVIVERGECLTDLMRRARVDREDVLAAARKLHGLSRLDQIEFAVLERSGELSIIPTKGNA
- a CDS encoding cation-translocating P-type ATPase → MTAEPKAALPHAQDPGLTLRDLAASPERGLSEAAARERLAQFGPNVRVRPRQVTFLRVALEEITEPMILLLLAVGMVYALWGDPRDALAILGIIAAILAIELTIEFRAKKAVAALGTLVPTRTTVLRGGQETSIDTADLVPGDVVLLRSGERVPADLRLLEGSSLALDESALTGESVPVEKDAHAVLPADAPLAERSNMLYAGTVITRGSGRAVVVATGTQTEIGRITGLVDAAREPKTPLQKAMKALSGTLVKVALAFSIGIPLLGVLLGQPVKPMLLTGMTLAFATIPEEMPIIITLVLGFGALTLARQRALVKRLQAAEALGAVTVLATDKTGTLTQNVMTVRQLAPASRVSEWELRLAAGLATERGSDDPTDQAVLREVEAQPGTWTPLRAFPFTAETRAVTVVQRQGEVAVAYTKGALESLLNWAAPGTDRAHWQQTAGDMGAQGLRVLAVGRKPVDTQPLDHTGATRGLTLLGLIGLSDPPRPEAGTAVQEAREAGIRVIMITGDHPVTAAAIAREVGLPESRVVTGAELDTLTPQGWEDAARIATVFARVTPEHKLRLVERLQGQGEIVAMTGDGVNDAPALKQANVGVAMGGRGSDVAREAAAVVLTDNNFATLVSAVREGRRLYDNLRKGTRYYLAIKVALILAALVTVLLGLPVIFAPIQIIVLELFMDVNAALGFATEKAEPDVMKRPPRDPQEPFLDAPLVRGLLLGGLCLFAVVLANYLRVTFLVPGATAALAQTEAFLTWLLGHATLAFVMRGERGRVPLKNFFANRVITLWTLAVVVTCALAVSVPGVQRVLKTVPIPSSDWAWVIGLALLGALAFSLLGILIRPGRTAHARALGTP